In Citrus sinensis cultivar Valencia sweet orange chromosome 2, DVS_A1.0, whole genome shotgun sequence, a single genomic region encodes these proteins:
- the LOC102612534 gene encoding uncharacterized protein LOC102612534 gives MAMVLDANFESEFPHWASVRRRFRPDSPFFASGNIERELLAKQVALDFSEDEKYQLENMVTEDGRRVCCPIVGCNARLRSLEEFEDHYNARHTASCSVCCRVYPTSRLLSIHVSEAHDSFFQAKVARGYPMYECLVEGCGLKFKNYKSRQQHLVDKHKFPTSFEFFKKAHPSKKQRQKNQRKQALQKKEASSSMEVEDETINGLVSAVSKLSTSDSTPSSVSFGRRHTRGLTLVPRAVQRERKPDSTSMQTKR, from the exons ATGGCGATGGTTCTAGACGCAAACTTCGAATCAGAGTTCCCGCACTGGGCTTCGGTTCGTCGTCGTTTTCGCCCCGATTCTCCCTTCTTTGCTTCCGGCAACATTGAACGCGAACTTCTCGCTAAACAG GTTGCTTTGGATTTCAGTGAAGATGAAAAGTACCAACTTGAGAATATGGTAACCGAGGATGGCAG GCGAGTCTGCTGTCCTATTGTTGGTTGTAATGCACGATTGAGATCTTTAGAGGAGTTTGAAGATCATTACAATGCCCGGCATACTGCATCCTGTTCTGTGTGTTGCAGAGTTTATCCAACATCGCGTTTGCTGAGCATACATGTATCCGAAGCTCATGATTCTTTCTTTCAGGCAAAGGTTGCACGTGGCTATCccatg TATGAATGCTTGGTTGAAGGCTGTGGGTTGAAGTTCAAGAACTACAAAAGTCGGCAACAGCATCTGGTGGACAAGCACAAGTTCCCTACTTCATTTGAGTTCTTCAAAAAGGCCCACCCATCCAAGAAACAGAGACAGAAGAACCAACGTAAACAAGCTTTACAAAAGAAGGAAGCTTCAAGTTCGATGGAAGTAGAAGATGAAACCATCAATGGTCTTGTTTCTGCTGTCTCTAAATTAAGCACTTCGGACTCCACTCCTTCGTCTGTTAGCTTTGGTCGTCGCCACACTCGTGGCTTGACCCTTGTCCCTCGAGCTGTTCAACGCGAAAGAAAACCAGACTCCACCTCAATGCAAACAAAAAGATAG
- the LOC102612236 gene encoding protein transport protein Sec61 subunit gamma, which produces MDAIDNVFDPLRDFAKDSLRLVKRCHKPDRKEFTKVAFRTAIGFVVMGFVGFFVKLIFIPINNIIVGSG; this is translated from the exons ATGGACGCCATCGACAACGTCTTCGATCCGCTCAGAGATTTCGCAAAAGACAGCTTGCGTCTCGTCAAGAGGTGTCACAAGCCCGATCGCAAAG AATTCACGAAGGTTGCGTTCCGTACGGCGATCGGATTCGTTGTCATGGGATTCGTAGGTTTCTTCGTCAAGTTGATCTTCATCCCTATCAACAATATTATTGTTGGATCTGGATAA
- the LOC102611937 gene encoding 50S ribosomal protein L27, chloroplastic — protein MATASMSASLIGSFKGLSLSSSSSSSFLKGDFTVCPKSVTVSLPPTSPLPLTIESAHKKGAGSTKNGRDSRGQRLGVKIFGDQVAKPGAIIVRQRGTKFHPGKNVGLGKDHTIFSLIDGLVKFEKFGPDRKQISVYPREVQPENPNSYRARKREYFRLQREKKKARKEAYLAQPQLVLASALDDAADGLPNC, from the exons atggcaACAGCTTCAATGAGTGCGAGCCTAATCGGCTCGTTTAAGGGTCTCTCTTTATCTTCAAGCTCTTCCTCCTCCTTCCTCAAAGGCGATTTCACCGTGTGTCCCAAATCCGTCACCGTTTCCCTCCCACCAACGTCGCCGTTACCCTTAACTATCGAATCTGCACACAAGAAGGGAGCCGGTAGCACAAAGAACGGCCGTGATTCGCGGGGACAGCGGCTCGGCGTCAAGATTTTCGGTGACCAGGTCGCCAAGCCCGGCGCAATTATCGTCCGCCAGCGTGGCACCAAG TTCCATCCAGGGAAAAATGTGGGGCTTGGCAAGGACCATACAATATTCTCTTTGATTGATGGACTAGTCAAATTTGAGAAGTTTGGGCCTGACAGGAAGCAG ATAAGTGTTTACCCAAGAGAAGTGCAGCCTGAGAATCCCAACAGTTACAGAGCAAGGAAGCGAGAGTACTTCAGGTTGCAGCGGGAGAAAAAGAAGGCTAGAAAGGAAGCTTATTTGGCTCAACCTCAGCTGGTGCTTGCTTCTGCTCTCGATGATGCTGCTGATGGCCTTCCCAATTGCTAA
- the LOC102611637 gene encoding probable methyltransferase At1g27930 translates to MKPPNRRFVVERPLILGALLTFAVTAAFLITGLSRTMKASIPRIYAIDSTPAAMQTQLLAIIHYATSRDIPQLTLPEIRVPFDALLGLAPCNLLVFGLGHDSLMWASLNPRGTTIFLEEDSKLVHTILARAPALRVHTVTYRTHLYEADHLMSSYRYEKYCLPPHVHLKGNTRCKLVLNELPDDVYNREWDVIFIDGPRGYYAEAPGRMATIFTAAVMARARKSRGVTHVFLHDVDRKVEKAYAEEFLCRKYFVKVVGKLWHFRIPPGAYAIPGKGQRGISVFC, encoded by the coding sequence atgaaGCCTCCTAATCGGCGATTTGTTGTAGAGCGTCCGCTAATCCTCGGCGCGCTTCTAACCTTCGCAGTGACAGCCGCATTCCTCATAACCGGCTTGAGCCGAACCATGAAGGCTTCGATTCCACGCATTTACGCGATTGATTCAACCCCAGCGGCGATGCAAACACAACTCCTCGCCATCATTCACTACGCCACGTCACGAGACATCCCCCAATTGACCCTCCCGGAGATACGCGTCCCTTTCGACGCGCTCCTCGGCCTCGCGCCGTGCAACCTCCTCGTCTTCGGCTTGGGCCACGACTCCCTCATGTGGGCCTCACTGAATCCACGCGGCACCACAATCTTCCTCGAAGAAGATTCGAAGCTGGTCCACACGATCCTCGCACGTGCCCCCGCCCTGCGCGTCCACACGGTGACGTACCGGACGCACCTCTACGAGGCCGACCACCTCATGAGCTCTTACAGGTACGAGAAATATTGCTTGCCCCCTCACGTGCACCTTAAAGGTAACACCAGGTGCAAGCTAGTGCTGAACGAGTTGCCTGATGACGTGTACAACAGAGAGTGGGATGTCATATTTATAGACGGGCCACGTGGGTATTACGCAGAGGCGCCGGGTAGGATGGCGACGATTTTTACGGCAGCGGTGATGGCACGTGCGAGGAAGAGCAGGGGTGTGACGCACGTGTTCTTGCATGACGTGGACAGGAAAGTGGAGAAAGCATATGCAGAGGAGTTTCTGTGCAGGAAATATTTCGTTAAGGTCGTGGGGAAGCTTTGGCATTTTCGGATACCGCCCGGTGCTTACGCGATCCCGGGGAAGGGGCAGAGAGGCATTTCGGTTTTCTGCTAa